Proteins encoded together in one Lathyrus oleraceus cultivar Zhongwan6 chromosome 5, CAAS_Psat_ZW6_1.0, whole genome shotgun sequence window:
- the LOC127081445 gene encoding eukaryotic translation initiation factor 4 gamma-like, giving the protein MSQHPSPSGSKTTKPAHKARTPSMDFLNEDILDVIPVGQNLSSKKSVSSPTANASQSKKHDSSKEGINLEDESSEDEDDSLLHHLKPSVAKRMKTRKGRGTKGACELEATDNEVCREVTAKQVKEWPRKKHLHAGKLTMKYVILHKIGDAEIRLQERLAREAEERARQETEEKARQEELQRIREAEAKALADAAATEAEAKAKADAEEAARLAKESAAKARANELTQGESSNAGFVPLVLKTLEELQKEQQVVRARLDQQDTVNVNIQNMMSHLL; this is encoded by the exons atgtcacaacatccttcaccatCTGGTTCTAAAACTACTAAACCTGCGCACAAAGCTAGAACTCCCTCTATGGACTTTCTAAATGAAGATATTCTGGACGTGATTCCCGtag GGCAAAATTTGTCTAGTAAGAAATCTGTATCAtcacctactgccaatgcttctcagtctaagaagcatgactcttCTAAGGAGGGGATTAACCTAGAAGATGAGAGCTCGGAGgatgaagatgatagcttgcttcatcacttgaagcctagtgtAGCTAAGAGGATGAAAACcagaaagg gaagaggaacaaaaGGTGCTTGTGAACtagaagccacagacaatgaggtctgtagggaaGTAACTGCTAaacaggtcaaggagtggcctagAAAGAAGCATCTACATGCTGGAAAGCTAACTATGAAATATGTtatcttgcacaagatagg agacgctgagatAAGACTCCAAGAGCgtctagccagagaagctgaggaaaGGGCAAGGCAGGAAACTGAAGAGAAAGCGCGCCAAGAAGAACTTCAGAgaatcagagaagctgaagccaaggctctTGCTGATGCTGCTGCTACTGAAGCTGAGGCAAAAGCTAAAGCCGACGCTGAAGAAGCAGCGCGCCTTGCTAAAGAGTCTGCTGCCAAAGCCAGAGCTAATGaactgactcagggggagtcctccaaCGCTGGATTCGTCCCTCTGGTCCTGAAGACTCTCGAAGAGCTACAGAAAGAACAACAGGTAGTTCGAGCCAgactggatcaacaggacacTGTCAATGTAAACATTCAGAACATGATGTCCCATCTGCTCTAG